A genomic segment from Tessaracoccus defluvii encodes:
- the rpsH gene encoding 30S ribosomal protein S8 — translation MTMTDPIADMLTRLRNANQAYQDSTSMPSSKIKVNIAEILKKNGYIAAYELTEVEGQVGKVLKVTLKYGDSRERALAGLKRVSKPGLRVYRKADELPKVLGGLGIAIISTSQGLLTDRDAKAKSVGGEVLAYIW, via the coding sequence ATGACGATGACTGATCCGATCGCAGACATGCTGACACGTCTGCGTAACGCCAACCAGGCGTACCAGGATTCGACGTCCATGCCGTCGTCGAAGATCAAGGTGAACATCGCCGAGATCCTGAAGAAGAACGGCTACATCGCGGCCTACGAGCTGACCGAGGTCGAAGGCCAGGTCGGCAAGGTGCTCAAGGTCACCCTCAAGTACGGCGACTCCCGTGAGCGGGCCCTCGCAGGGCTCAAGCGCGTGAGCAAGCCCGGCCTTCGGGTGTACCGCAAGGCGGACGAGCTTCCCAAGGTCCTTGGCGGCCTGGGTATCGCCATCATCTCGACGTCGCAGGGTCTGTTGACCGATCGCGACGCCAAGGCCAAGTCCGTGGGTGGCGAAGTCCTCGCCTACATCTGGTGA
- the rplR gene encoding 50S ribosomal protein L18, translating to MAISIRQNKSLAPKTASRSRRQLRARKRINGSADRPRLVVTRSSRHLFVQVIDDVQGRTLASASTMEADLRGIEGDKSEKARKVGTLIAERAKSAGIEQVVFDRAGNKYHGRLAALADAAREAGLGF from the coding sequence ATGGCCATCTCCATCAGGCAGAACAAGTCGCTGGCGCCGAAGACCGCTTCGCGGTCCCGCCGCCAGCTGCGTGCCCGCAAGCGGATCAACGGCTCCGCCGACCGTCCCAGGCTCGTCGTCACGCGTTCGTCGCGTCACCTCTTCGTCCAGGTCATCGACGATGTGCAGGGTCGTACCCTCGCATCGGCGTCGACCATGGAGGCTGACCTCCGTGGGATCGAGGGCGACAAGTCCGAGAAGGCCCGCAAGGTCGGGACACTGATTGCTGAGCGGGCCAAGTCCGCAGGCATCGAGCAGGTCGTCTTCGACCGCGCAGGCAACAAGTACCACGGACGGCTCGCGGCTCTGGCCGACGCCGCCCGCGAGGCCGGGCTCGGCTTCTAA
- the rpsE gene encoding 30S ribosomal protein S5, with translation MSETQQRRSGAGERRGRDDRRGQAPKEESKYLERVVTINRVAKVHQGGRRFSFTALVVVGDGEGMVGVGYGKAKEVPAAIAKGVEEAKKHFFRVPMIQRSIPHSVQGEKAGGVVLLRPASPGTGVIAGGSVRAVLECAGVHDVLSKSLGSSNAINVVHATVDALKQLETPEAVAKRRGLPVEDVAPAALLRAAKEGVAN, from the coding sequence ATGAGTGAAACCCAGCAGCGCCGCTCCGGCGCGGGTGAGCGTCGTGGCCGTGACGATCGTCGTGGCCAGGCTCCCAAGGAAGAAAGCAAGTACCTTGAGCGCGTGGTGACCATCAACCGCGTTGCCAAGGTCCATCAGGGTGGTCGTCGCTTCAGCTTCACCGCACTGGTCGTCGTCGGTGACGGCGAAGGCATGGTCGGTGTCGGCTACGGCAAGGCCAAGGAGGTGCCGGCCGCGATCGCCAAGGGCGTTGAAGAGGCCAAGAAGCACTTCTTCCGCGTGCCGATGATCCAGCGCTCCATCCCGCACTCCGTGCAGGGTGAGAAGGCTGGCGGCGTGGTGCTCCTGCGTCCCGCGTCTCCGGGTACCGGCGTCATCGCCGGCGGCTCGGTCCGTGCGGTCCTCGAGTGCGCCGGCGTGCACGATGTGCTCTCCAAGTCGCTCGGTTCGTCCAACGCCATCAACGTGGTTCACGCCACCGTTGATGCGCTCAAGCAGCTCGAGACCCCGGAGGCCGTCGCCAAGCGTCGCGGTCTGCCGGTCGAGGACGTCGCTCCCGCGGCGCTCCTGCGGGCTGCCAAGGAAGGGGTGGCCAACTGA
- the rpmD gene encoding 50S ribosomal protein L30, with protein MTQLKITQTKSGVGGKQYQRDTLRTLGLKRIGDTVTRDDRPEVLGMIRTVAHLVTVEEVK; from the coding sequence ATGACTCAGCTGAAGATCACCCAGACTAAGTCCGGGGTGGGTGGCAAGCAGTACCAGCGTGACACGCTGCGTACGCTCGGTCTGAAGCGCATCGGTGACACTGTCACGCGCGACGACCGGCCCGAGGTGTTGGGCATGATCCGCACCGTCGCCCACCTGGTTACCGTGGAAGAGGTGAAGTGA
- the rplO gene encoding 50S ribosomal protein L15, with protein MALKLHHLRPAPGAKTEKTRVGRGEGSKGKTAGRGTKGTGARKNVPLNFEGGQMPLQMRLPKLKGFKNPFRVEYQVVNVGRLAELFPQGGEIGVAELVEAGAVRVGSVVKVLGTGDVSVALKVSAHAFSGSAKAKLEAAGGSAQEL; from the coding sequence GTGGCTCTCAAGCTGCACCACCTGCGCCCCGCACCTGGCGCCAAGACGGAGAAGACCCGTGTTGGCCGCGGTGAGGGCTCGAAGGGTAAGACCGCTGGTCGCGGCACCAAGGGCACTGGCGCGCGCAAGAATGTTCCGTTGAACTTCGAGGGCGGGCAGATGCCTCTGCAGATGCGCCTCCCGAAGCTCAAGGGGTTCAAGAACCCGTTCCGGGTCGAGTACCAGGTCGTCAACGTGGGCCGGCTCGCTGAGCTGTTCCCGCAGGGCGGCGAGATCGGCGTCGCCGAGCTCGTCGAGGCTGGCGCCGTGCGCGTCGGCAGCGTCGTGAAGGTTCTCGGCACGGGCGACGTCTCCGTCGCCCTGAAGGTGAGCGCCCACGCGTTCTCCGGCTCCGCCAAGGCGAAGCTCGAGGCCGCGGGCGGTTCCGCCCAGGAACTCTGA
- the secY gene encoding preprotein translocase subunit SecY — protein sequence MLSAFANAMKTPDLRRKLLFTLGIIAVFRFGSTLPSPNVNMARIDECLTSAASGPQAGIYSIINLFSGGALLQLTIFALGIMPYITSSIILQLLTVVIPKLEALKKEGAAGTAKITEYTRYLTLVLAVLNATAFVTLARSGQLLTGCSGILYSDELFPLITMVMIMTAGTAVIMWMGELITERGVGNGMSIMIFTQIVASFPTGLWSIKVSTPGAQGWFLFFAVIGVGLLTMLGIIWVEQGQRRIQVQYAKRMVGRRLVGGSSTYIPLKVNQSGVIPVIFASSILYLPVLYATFRPEGAVSEWIAANFTGAAMQSSWIYVSLQFFLIIAFCYFYVSITFNPEEVSDNMKKYGGFIPGIRAGKPTERYLAYVLSRLTAPGSLYLAFIALIPTLAFIMVGAAQNFPFGGTSILIIVGVGLDTVKKIESQLQQRNYEGFLK from the coding sequence ATGCTCTCCGCCTTCGCAAACGCGATGAAGACACCGGACCTTCGCAGGAAGCTCCTCTTCACGCTGGGCATCATTGCCGTGTTCCGCTTCGGGTCGACGCTGCCGTCGCCGAACGTCAACATGGCCCGAATCGATGAGTGTCTGACCAGCGCGGCCTCGGGCCCGCAGGCTGGGATCTACTCGATCATCAACCTGTTCTCCGGCGGCGCGCTGCTGCAGCTGACCATCTTCGCGTTGGGCATCATGCCCTACATCACGTCGTCGATCATCCTGCAGCTCCTGACCGTCGTCATCCCGAAGCTGGAGGCCCTCAAGAAGGAGGGCGCCGCCGGTACGGCGAAGATCACGGAGTACACCCGGTACCTGACGCTGGTGCTCGCCGTCCTGAACGCCACGGCGTTCGTGACGCTCGCCCGCTCCGGTCAGCTGCTCACCGGTTGCTCCGGCATCCTCTACAGCGACGAGCTCTTCCCGCTGATCACCATGGTCATGATCATGACCGCGGGCACCGCCGTCATCATGTGGATGGGCGAGCTCATCACCGAACGCGGCGTCGGCAACGGCATGTCGATCATGATCTTCACCCAGATCGTGGCCAGCTTCCCGACCGGCCTGTGGTCCATCAAGGTCTCCACCCCCGGCGCGCAGGGCTGGTTCCTGTTCTTCGCGGTGATCGGTGTCGGGCTGCTGACGATGCTCGGCATCATCTGGGTCGAGCAGGGGCAGCGCCGCATCCAGGTCCAGTACGCCAAGCGCATGGTCGGCAGGCGCCTCGTCGGCGGGTCGAGCACCTACATTCCGCTGAAGGTCAACCAGTCCGGCGTCATCCCGGTCATCTTCGCCTCCTCGATCCTGTACCTCCCGGTGCTGTACGCCACCTTCCGCCCGGAGGGCGCCGTGTCCGAGTGGATCGCGGCCAACTTCACGGGCGCCGCGATGCAGTCGTCCTGGATCTACGTGTCGCTGCAGTTCTTCCTCATCATCGCGTTCTGCTACTTCTACGTGTCGATCACCTTCAACCCTGAAGAAGTGTCCGACAACATGAAGAAGTACGGCGGCTTCATCCCGGGCATCCGGGCCGGAAAGCCCACCGAGCGCTACCTCGCCTACGTGCTGTCGCGACTGACGGCACCCGGTTCGCTGTACCTGGCCTTCATCGCGCTCATCCCGACGCTCGCGTTCATCATGGTGGGCGCCGCCCAGAACTTCCCGTTCGGCGGCACGTCGATCCTCATCATCGTCGGCGTCGGCCTTGACACAGTGAAGAAGATCGAGAGCCAGCTGCAGCAGCGCAACTACGAAGGTTTCCTCAAGTGA
- a CDS encoding adenylate kinase — protein sequence MRLLIMGAPGAGKGTQATALAERFGVPAISTGDIFRHNIKNQTPLGVKVKSILDAGEYVPDDVTEEIVADRLAQPDCEPGFLLDGFPRTMHQVHFLDRYLADRGEGLDAVVSLMVEPEALVRRLLARAEIEGRADDNEDTIRRRMEVYAGQTAPLLFHYENKGLLVDVDGTGSVDDVRARMFSQVEAHVAP from the coding sequence GTGAGACTTCTGATCATGGGCGCCCCCGGCGCAGGAAAAGGTACACAGGCCACAGCCCTGGCGGAGCGCTTCGGTGTTCCGGCCATTTCCACCGGGGACATCTTCCGTCACAACATCAAGAACCAGACGCCGCTGGGCGTCAAGGTGAAATCGATCCTCGACGCCGGCGAGTACGTCCCCGACGACGTCACTGAGGAGATCGTGGCCGACAGGCTGGCGCAGCCGGACTGCGAGCCGGGCTTCCTGCTCGACGGCTTCCCCCGGACGATGCACCAGGTCCACTTCCTCGACCGCTACCTGGCCGACCGTGGTGAGGGTCTCGACGCCGTCGTCTCCCTGATGGTCGAGCCGGAGGCGCTGGTGCGGCGGCTGCTCGCCCGTGCCGAGATCGAGGGGCGCGCCGACGACAACGAGGACACCATCCGTCGCCGGATGGAGGTCTACGCCGGCCAGACCGCGCCGCTGCTGTTCCACTACGAGAACAAGGGCCTCCTCGTCGACGTGGACGGCACCGGCAGCGTCGACGACGTGCGTGCGCGCATGTTCTCCCAGGTCGAGGCGCACGTAGCCCCGTGA
- the map gene encoding type I methionyl aminopeptidase — MNHIEVKSAAELKLMRRAGLVVAEGLEAMCDAVAVGVTTGEIDRIGRSVLERRGATSSFLGYGGEWGTPFPAVACISVNEELVHGIPGDRVLHDGDLVSIDFGAIIEGWHGDAARTVVVGEADPADAALIEATRAAMWAGARAMRDGGRVGDVSKAIDGYVKRLPVSYGTLREYTGHGIGSEMHMSPDVPNWYRPRPTPRLRAGMALAIEPMLTRGTHHTLELDDDWTVVSRDGSRGAHWENTVALTGDGVWVLTEPDGGATELGDLFGPLAD, encoded by the coding sequence GTGAACCACATCGAGGTCAAGTCCGCGGCTGAGCTGAAGCTGATGCGCCGCGCGGGCCTCGTCGTCGCCGAGGGGCTCGAGGCGATGTGCGACGCGGTCGCCGTCGGTGTGACCACCGGTGAGATCGACCGCATCGGGCGCTCCGTCCTCGAACGCCGCGGCGCCACCTCCAGCTTTCTCGGCTACGGCGGCGAATGGGGCACCCCGTTCCCGGCCGTCGCCTGCATCTCCGTGAACGAGGAACTGGTCCACGGAATCCCCGGCGACAGGGTGCTGCACGACGGCGACCTGGTCTCCATCGACTTCGGCGCGATCATCGAAGGCTGGCACGGCGACGCCGCCCGCACCGTCGTCGTGGGCGAGGCTGACCCGGCGGACGCGGCCCTCATCGAGGCCACCCGCGCCGCCATGTGGGCCGGGGCGCGTGCGATGCGTGACGGCGGCCGCGTGGGCGATGTGTCCAAGGCGATCGACGGCTACGTGAAGCGTCTCCCCGTGTCCTACGGCACCCTGCGGGAGTACACGGGACACGGCATCGGCTCGGAGATGCACATGAGTCCCGACGTCCCGAACTGGTACCGGCCGCGGCCGACGCCCCGGCTGCGTGCAGGCATGGCCCTGGCGATCGAGCCGATGCTCACCCGCGGGACGCACCACACGCTCGAACTCGACGACGACTGGACGGTCGTCAGCAGGGACGGCTCCCGTGGCGCCCATTGGGAGAACACCGTCGCCCTGACCGGGGACGGGGTCTGGGTGCTCACCGAACCCGACGGCGGCGCCACCGAACTCGGCGACTTGTTCGGGCCGCTCGCGGACTGA
- a CDS encoding DUF1707 SHOCT-like domain-containing protein, producing MALPPSSKYLQRPGDPVDETERASITTRLNDAFGDGRITHDEYAAAMDTLYGAKVLGDLVPVMEKLPAAATNVPAIVGQSNLPAGEVGGSRSVAKLTYTMLAAGGALVVALVILLAILL from the coding sequence ATGGCGTTGCCCCCGAGTTCCAAGTACCTCCAGCGTCCCGGTGACCCCGTGGACGAGACGGAGCGTGCCTCCATCACCACCCGGCTCAACGACGCCTTCGGCGATGGCCGCATCACCCATGACGAGTACGCCGCGGCGATGGACACCCTCTACGGGGCGAAGGTCCTGGGCGACCTGGTTCCCGTGATGGAGAAGCTCCCCGCGGCCGCCACCAACGTGCCTGCCATCGTCGGTCAGTCGAACCTCCCCGCCGGTGAGGTCGGTGGGTCGCGGAGCGTCGCGAAACTCACGTACACGATGCTGGCGGCCGGCGGTGCGCTCGTGGTCGCACTGGTGATCCTCCTCGCGATCCTCCTCTGA
- a CDS encoding neutral zinc metallopeptidase codes for MTTAGESSAPEGEQPIRPAAPPPMVPGQWSYTPMAARAVVDPPTAVGPPDPHSRLAWQPAPPEPGPTFSMRVGIAAVALTVVVALVIVVVTLLAAPETAVTPVPTPTGSDTPVPSPPPSGTATASTTPATPEVPPPAPLPGITVSIDPAPRRWVLPAQAWAPLAVPDAAGPYADIGGPLTHVPPPTITGCPQPGLLRGEEAWREAVRAQWSCVHAAWVPIFEQLGWPTAEPEVQFYPGAGSKSECGYVEAPAFYCAEGTGTAYFGGEHLEMAGGWDLAVNEMVNHEYGHHLQNLSGITAAKLDGPGGSLAERRAELQATCWSAMMTYNNRSFEFDGDDFDSWNQRLASMLEDTTHGRRASLVYWGSRGLYATTVGDCNTWGVEEGMVE; via the coding sequence ATGACGACCGCGGGCGAGTCCTCTGCGCCGGAGGGAGAGCAGCCGATCCGACCGGCCGCCCCACCGCCGATGGTCCCCGGCCAGTGGAGCTACACGCCCATGGCGGCCCGGGCCGTCGTAGACCCCCCCACGGCCGTGGGGCCCCCGGACCCCCACAGCCGCCTCGCCTGGCAACCGGCTCCGCCGGAGCCGGGCCCGACGTTCTCGATGCGGGTGGGGATCGCAGCGGTTGCGCTGACAGTGGTCGTGGCGCTGGTGATCGTGGTCGTCACGCTCCTGGCCGCCCCGGAGACGGCCGTGACCCCCGTCCCGACGCCGACCGGGTCCGACACCCCCGTCCCTAGCCCCCCTCCGAGCGGGACAGCCACCGCGTCGACGACTCCGGCCACGCCGGAGGTTCCTCCGCCGGCCCCGCTACCGGGCATCACCGTGAGCATCGACCCGGCCCCTCGCCGGTGGGTGCTGCCCGCCCAGGCCTGGGCCCCGCTCGCCGTGCCCGACGCGGCGGGACCCTACGCGGACATCGGGGGTCCGCTGACGCATGTGCCGCCACCCACCATCACCGGCTGCCCACAGCCCGGCCTCCTGCGCGGCGAGGAAGCCTGGCGGGAGGCGGTCAGGGCCCAGTGGTCCTGCGTCCACGCGGCGTGGGTTCCCATCTTCGAGCAGTTGGGCTGGCCGACGGCCGAGCCGGAGGTGCAGTTCTACCCCGGTGCGGGCTCCAAGAGCGAGTGCGGCTACGTCGAGGCCCCGGCGTTCTACTGCGCGGAGGGAACCGGTACGGCGTACTTCGGCGGGGAACATCTCGAGATGGCCGGCGGCTGGGATCTGGCGGTCAACGAGATGGTCAACCACGAGTACGGCCACCATCTGCAGAACCTGTCCGGGATCACGGCGGCCAAGCTCGACGGCCCTGGCGGATCGCTCGCCGAGCGCCGCGCCGAACTGCAGGCCACCTGCTGGTCGGCGATGATGACCTACAACAACCGCTCCTTCGAGTTCGACGGCGACGACTTCGACAGCTGGAACCAGCGCCTCGCCTCGATGCTGGAGGATACGACCCACGGTCGACGGGCCTCGCTGGTCTACTGGGGCAGCCGTGGCCTCTACGCGACTACGGTGGGGGACTGCAACACCTGGGGAGTCGAGGAGGGCATGGTCGAGTGA
- a CDS encoding neutral zinc metallopeptidase, producing the protein MTLLLIVVGAIVVIAGASFLSGTLEFLGSRTPVVPVVTEPPVEPTPVPEPDPDPAPEPQTPAGLKPGLPPAQWPELPAPDSSDPSWMILQQSPLYGVDVPTLEGCPAPELAGSMDDLERLATAQMACIQAAWEPALASLGFSTADIPVYLYSGSGVDTPCGWVEAPALYCSVQGGAIYFGEETLDGASWQELGVKDMAGHEYGHHLQAQAGMFQAEWEIDGGNESARRLELQASCFGYAMIGQDTSYEMTPELFGSIEPYLRAVIEDGIHGSKDSLAYWGLRGLYSTSLGNCNTWTVSGDEVD; encoded by the coding sequence ATGACGCTGTTGCTGATCGTCGTCGGCGCGATCGTCGTCATCGCCGGGGCGTCGTTCCTCTCCGGCACCCTGGAGTTCCTCGGCTCTCGGACCCCCGTGGTCCCCGTCGTGACGGAGCCCCCGGTGGAGCCGACCCCCGTCCCCGAGCCGGATCCTGATCCGGCCCCTGAGCCACAGACACCCGCGGGGCTGAAGCCCGGCCTACCGCCTGCGCAGTGGCCGGAACTGCCGGCGCCCGACTCGTCGGACCCGAGCTGGATGATCCTGCAGCAGTCCCCGCTGTACGGGGTCGACGTGCCGACCCTCGAGGGCTGCCCGGCCCCGGAGCTCGCCGGATCCATGGACGACCTCGAACGGCTCGCAACCGCCCAAATGGCCTGCATCCAGGCCGCGTGGGAACCCGCGCTGGCGAGCCTCGGATTCAGCACCGCCGACATCCCCGTCTACCTCTACTCCGGCTCGGGTGTCGACACTCCGTGCGGCTGGGTCGAGGCCCCGGCCCTGTACTGCTCGGTCCAGGGCGGAGCGATCTACTTCGGTGAGGAGACCCTCGACGGCGCCTCGTGGCAGGAGCTCGGGGTCAAGGACATGGCGGGCCACGAGTACGGTCACCACCTGCAGGCACAGGCCGGAATGTTCCAGGCCGAGTGGGAGATCGACGGCGGCAACGAGTCGGCCCGGCGACTCGAGCTGCAGGCCAGCTGCTTCGGCTACGCGATGATCGGCCAGGACACGTCGTATGAGATGACCCCCGAGCTGTTCGGGTCGATCGAGCCGTACCTGCGGGCCGTGATCGAGGACGGCATCCACGGATCCAAGGATTCGCTCGCCTACTGGGGGCTCCGGGGGCTGTACTCGACGAGCCTGGGCAACTGCAACACGTGGACCGTCTCCGGCGACGAGGTCGACTAG
- a CDS encoding glycoside hydrolase family 3 protein has protein sequence MLPRITTPDGVVFRDLNGNGVLDPYEDPRLGVDERVADLLGRLSLAEKVGCMFQTVIESGPEGALVEGAGAISKSATTTVVTGKLMNHFNVHQLGDARSAARWNNALQELAETTPHGIPVTVSSDPRHSFAENAGASFAAGAFSQWPEMLGLAALRDPDLVRRFADIARQEYTAVGLRAALHPTLDLATEPRWARQAQTFGQDPAVVSALGVAYLEGMQGPALGPGSVACTAKHFPGGGAVRDGEDSHFPYGAEASYPSGSGEAHLEPFPAAIAAGVTAVMPYYSKPIGLTLRGIDAAEVGFGYNRPIIGDLLRGELGFTGVVLSDWELINDNHVGGQVLPARAWGVEHLDPAGRLEALLAAGCDQFGGEECVDLLIDLVGSGRVAESRIDDSVRRILDVKFRLGLFDDPFVDEDAASAVVGAAEFVAEGHRAQAASVTVLTGRDRLPLGGTQRVYVEGIAPDAAARLGTVVADPADATLAVVRLQAPWEHRDDLFLESWFHQGSLAFPPGLRWRLARIAEACPLIVDVFLDRPAVLSDLVDVADVLVADFGTNDHALVDALTGVVEPVGVLPFDLPRSMDDVRAHPEDRPGFDDPLFAAGWRC, from the coding sequence GTGCTCCCCCGCATCACCACCCCCGACGGCGTCGTCTTCCGGGATCTGAACGGCAACGGCGTCCTCGATCCGTACGAGGATCCCCGGCTCGGGGTCGACGAACGCGTGGCCGATCTTCTCGGGCGCCTGTCGCTCGCGGAGAAGGTCGGCTGCATGTTCCAGACCGTGATCGAGTCAGGCCCCGAGGGGGCGCTGGTGGAGGGCGCGGGAGCCATCAGCAAGTCGGCGACCACCACGGTGGTCACCGGCAAGCTGATGAACCACTTCAACGTGCACCAGCTGGGCGACGCACGCAGCGCCGCCCGCTGGAACAACGCGCTGCAGGAACTCGCCGAGACCACCCCGCACGGCATCCCGGTGACCGTCTCCTCCGATCCCCGCCACTCCTTCGCCGAGAACGCGGGGGCCAGCTTCGCGGCGGGTGCCTTCTCGCAATGGCCCGAGATGCTCGGTCTCGCCGCACTGCGCGACCCCGACCTGGTGCGTCGCTTCGCCGACATCGCCCGGCAGGAGTACACCGCCGTCGGGCTCCGCGCCGCCCTGCACCCGACGCTCGACCTGGCCACCGAGCCGCGCTGGGCCCGGCAGGCCCAGACCTTCGGGCAGGATCCGGCCGTCGTCTCTGCGCTCGGCGTGGCCTACCTGGAGGGCATGCAGGGCCCGGCCCTCGGCCCAGGGAGCGTCGCGTGTACGGCGAAGCACTTCCCCGGCGGCGGCGCCGTCCGCGACGGCGAGGACTCCCATTTCCCGTACGGGGCGGAAGCCTCCTACCCCAGCGGCAGTGGGGAGGCACATCTTGAGCCGTTCCCGGCCGCGATCGCCGCAGGCGTCACCGCCGTGATGCCGTACTACTCCAAGCCGATCGGGCTGACCCTGCGCGGTATCGACGCCGCCGAGGTCGGCTTCGGCTACAACCGCCCCATCATCGGAGACCTGCTGCGGGGCGAGCTCGGCTTCACCGGCGTGGTGCTCTCGGACTGGGAGCTGATCAACGACAACCACGTCGGCGGCCAGGTCCTTCCCGCCCGCGCCTGGGGCGTGGAACACCTCGATCCGGCGGGTCGGCTCGAGGCCCTGTTGGCCGCCGGCTGCGACCAGTTCGGCGGTGAGGAGTGCGTGGACCTGCTCATCGACCTGGTCGGATCGGGCCGGGTCGCCGAGTCCCGTATCGACGACTCCGTGCGGCGGATCCTGGACGTCAAGTTCCGGCTCGGCCTGTTCGACGATCCGTTCGTGGACGAGGACGCCGCGTCCGCAGTCGTCGGGGCCGCGGAGTTCGTGGCGGAGGGACACCGGGCACAGGCCGCCTCCGTCACCGTCCTCACCGGCCGCGACCGGCTGCCGCTCGGCGGCACGCAGCGCGTCTACGTCGAGGGGATCGCCCCCGACGCAGCCGCGCGCCTCGGGACGGTGGTGGCCGATCCGGCGGACGCGACGCTGGCGGTGGTCCGGCTCCAGGCTCCGTGGGAGCACCGCGACGACCTGTTCCTCGAGTCCTGGTTCCACCAGGGATCGCTCGCCTTTCCGCCGGGCCTGCGCTGGCGACTGGCCCGCATCGCCGAGGCCTGCCCGCTCATCGTCGACGTCTTCCTCGACCGGCCCGCGGTCCTGAGCGACCTGGTCGACGTGGCCGACGTGCTGGTGGCCGACTTCGGCACCAACGACCATGCCCTCGTCGACGCCCTCACCGGTGTCGTGGAGCCCGTCGGCGTGCTGCCCTTCGACCTTCCCCGGTCGATGGACGACGTGCGCGCGCACCCGGAGGACCGCCCCGGCTTCGACGATCCGTTGTTCGCGGCCGGGTGGCGCTGCTAG
- a CDS encoding glucoamylase family protein: MPPESYYQAWRTFPPDWDWQEIIPVGEWHTYLGVDVYEGAYDYLGHRTVPGWGGSMFEELMPNVFVPEEIWAPDSWGKNHPRHVAVQRQHGLDAYGYWGFSPASHPAGGYSEWGVDALGLKPDGYFSDIEHTDRTRENPDPTYGDGVVTPHAAFLAMMHDREAAISNLVAIERDFDSYGPGGFYDAIATRSGQVAKRYLALDQAMILGALGNVLTDGGLRRYFTQGEVARHVRPVIAPEVFAPTD, translated from the coding sequence GTGCCGCCGGAGTCGTACTACCAGGCGTGGCGCACGTTCCCGCCGGACTGGGACTGGCAGGAGATCATCCCCGTCGGCGAGTGGCACACCTACCTCGGGGTCGACGTCTACGAGGGCGCCTACGACTACCTGGGGCACCGCACCGTCCCCGGGTGGGGAGGCTCCATGTTCGAGGAGCTGATGCCCAATGTGTTCGTGCCCGAGGAGATCTGGGCGCCGGACTCCTGGGGGAAGAACCACCCCCGCCACGTCGCCGTCCAGCGGCAGCATGGCCTCGACGCCTACGGCTACTGGGGCTTCTCCCCGGCCAGCCACCCGGCCGGCGGGTATTCCGAATGGGGCGTCGACGCGCTCGGGCTGAAGCCGGACGGCTACTTCTCCGACATCGAGCACACCGACCGGACCAGGGAGAACCCGGACCCGACCTACGGCGACGGGGTCGTCACGCCGCACGCTGCGTTCCTGGCCATGATGCACGACCGGGAGGCGGCGATCAGCAACCTGGTCGCCATCGAACGCGACTTCGACTCCTACGGTCCCGGCGGCTTCTACGACGCGATCGCGACCCGCTCAGGACAGGTGGCGAAGCGCTATCTTGCCCTCGATCAGGCCATGATCCTCGGCGCCCTCGGTAACGTTCTGACCGACGGCGGACTTCGCCGCTACTTCACGCAGGGCGAGGTGGCCAGGCATGTCCGCCCGGTGATCGCCCCCGAGGTGTTCGCCCCCACCGACTGA
- a CDS encoding DUF3131 domain-containing protein, with the protein MPRNIRPITRRTVLAGGLGVAAAATLPRFAAADPATRSTLLRWARDTWTSMAAMADPRTGLVTDNIDGTLTTAAHYTSPTNIGGYLWSTLVARDLGIINNGEANNRIRTTLRTLTTMRHHEAAGMYFNWYDPRDGTALTSWPDDGNPVEPFVSSVDAAWLGAALLVVRNGSGGNRKLAGDLFDAMRFDVFADPTNSKPYLNYGGYYLDEPTRLPSPPPPSPVT; encoded by the coding sequence ATGCCCCGCAACATCCGTCCCATCACCCGCAGAACCGTCCTGGCCGGCGGCCTCGGTGTCGCCGCCGCGGCGACGCTCCCCCGGTTCGCCGCCGCCGATCCCGCCACCCGGAGCACCCTGCTGCGGTGGGCCCGCGACACGTGGACGTCCATGGCCGCCATGGCCGATCCGAGAACGGGCCTGGTCACCGACAACATCGACGGCACGCTGACCACTGCGGCGCACTACACGTCGCCGACGAACATCGGCGGCTACCTGTGGAGCACCCTGGTGGCCCGCGACCTCGGGATCATCAACAACGGCGAGGCCAACAACCGCATCCGCACCACCCTGCGCACCCTGACCACCATGCGCCACCACGAGGCGGCGGGCATGTACTTCAACTGGTACGACCCGCGTGACGGAACCGCCCTCACCAGCTGGCCCGATGACGGCAACCCGGTCGAGCCGTTCGTCTCCTCCGTCGACGCCGCCTGGCTCGGCGCGGCGCTACTGGTCGTGCGCAACGGTTCGGGCGGGAACCGGAAGCTCGCCGGCGACCTGTTCGACGCGATGCGCTTCGACGTCTTCGCCGACCCGACGAACTCCAAGCCGTACCTCAACTACGGCGGCTACTACCTCGATGAGCCGACGCGGCTCCCGTCCCCGCCCCCACCGTCGCCCGTGACCTGA